DNA from Bacillus sp. Marseille-P3661:
CACCGCCACTATCATAGAGCGGTGCTTAAACTTTCATAAATATACTACTCTTTCCCCTCGTCTATGGGTTCTGTATCCTTTGAGACTATCCATACTTCTTTAATACTTCCACTTTCATCAGCATCGATAATAAACGATCCATTACTGTAACGATCATTTAACCTTAAATTCTCAGGATCCACGCTTGTAATAATATCTTTTTCTGTTTTCAAAAATACTAGTTGATTTTTTTCGACAGCTTTTAAACTAGCAACAAAATGAGGATTCGATTTTAATTCTCTTAACATAACTAATCCACGTTTAGCACGACTTGTTTTCTCAAATTCTTTTAGCGCCATCTTTTTGGCTGCCCCTCGATGAGTAAGGAGCACTAGTTCAACCGAGGAGTCAGGTTTAAAGACAGCCCCACTAACAACGAAGTCACCATCCTTCAAATTAATAGCCTTAACTCCCGCTGCACGTTGTCCCATAATACTTACTTCTTCCTCAGTAAACCACAGTCCATAGCCATTTCTAGTTGCTATGAAGATATCATGATCCCCATTTGAAATGAGAACATCTACAACCTCATCATCGCCTTTTAAATTAACTGCAACGAGCGGTTTCGAATAACGTTGTGCTTGATATAATGATAGCTGTGATTTTTTTATCATTCCATTTTTTGTAAAGAATAACAAGTATTCATCTTCTTTAAATTCTTTAACCGGTACTGCACGTACTAAATCCTCATTTTTATCAATTGGAACAATATTAGCAACGTGTTGCCCTAAGTCTTTCCAGCGGATATCTGGCATCTCATGGACCGGGATATAAAGGTAATTCCCTTTATTGGTAAATAACAATAGCTTATCGGTTGTATTGATTTCAAATTGTCCAATTAAATAATCGTTTTCTTTTATACCGAAATCCTTCCCATTTGAGGCAGCATATGACCTTGGTGATGTTCTCTTAATGTATCCATCCTTTGTTACAGTTACGATTACATCTTCTGATGGCACCATTACCTCTAGGTTAATTATTATTTCTTCAATTACATCTTCAATTTTCGTACGCCGTTCATCCGCATACGTTTTTTTAATGTGAAGCAGGTCTTTTTTTATGACATTAAATAATTTTATAGGACTATTTAAAATGCTTGTCAGCATATCTATTTTCTTTTGAAGTTCATCAGCTTCTTCTTGAAGCGCTGTAATGTCCGTGTTTGTTAAACGATATAACTGTAAATTTACGATTGCTTCTGCCTGGGGTTCTGTAAACTGATATTTAGCCATCAAATTATTTTTTGCATCACGCTTGTCCTTTGATGCGCGAATCGTAGCGATTACTTCATCAAGAATCGAGATGGCTTTGATTAAGCCTTCCACAATATGTTGACGTTCTTTTGCTTTATCCAATTCATATTGTGAACGTCTCGTTACAACCTCTTTTTGATGACCAATATAAGCATCCAAAATTTGCGGTAAACTCATTTGTTTTGGTGTACGATTTGCAATTGCTACCATATTAAAATTATACGATACCTGCAAATCGGAATTTTTATAAAGGTAATTCAAGACACCCGTGGCATCTGCATCTTTCTTTAATTCAATTACAATTCTTAAGCCTGTACGATCCGTTTCATCTCGAACTTCTGAAATCCCATCCATACGGCGGTCAATCCTGAATTCATCAATTTTTTTTACAAGATTGGCTTTATTTACTTCAAACGGGATCTCATCAATCACAATTTGTTGTTTGCCACCTCGTAAATCCTCAATTGCTGCACGGCCTCGTATAACAATTCGACCTTTACCGGTTTCATAAGCTTTTTGAATACCATCTATCCCCTGGATAATACCACCAGTTGGGAAATCAGGACCTTTAATTACTTTCATTAAATCCTGTACAGTACAAGTAGGATTATCTATTCTCATAATAACGCCATCAATGACTTCACCTAAATGGTGAGGTGGAATTTCAGTTGCATATCCAGCCGAAATCCCTGTTGATCCATTGACTAACAGATTTGGAAACATCGCCGGTAAGACAGTTGGTTCATTAATCGTATCATCAAAGTTTGGCGTAAAATCGACGGTATTTTTCTCAATATCACGTAAAAGTTCTGATGCAATCGCAGAAAGTCTCGCTTCTGTATAACGCATTGCCGCAGGCGGATCTCCATCAATACTACCGTTATTCCCGTGCATTTGTATTAAAACATTGCGTACCTTCCAATCCTGACTCATCCGCACCATTGCTTCATAAACAGACGAGTCACCATGTGGATGGTAATTACCAATTACATTACCAACTGTTTTAGCAGATTTTCTATAGGGCTTTTCATTAGTATTTCCTTCTTGATACATGGCATATAAAATCCGTCTTTGCACTGGCTTTAAACCATCACGGGCATCCGGTAACGCCCGATCTTGGATTATATATTTACTATAGCGACCAAAACGGTCACCTAGCACATCTTCAAGAGGTAATTCCATTACTTTATCAAATAAAGACAAAATCTATTCACCTCGATCAATTGACAAATTTTCGTTTTCTAAAATATTCAAATCGTCTTCAAGACCAAACGCTACGTTGGACTCAATCCACTTACGTCTTGGCTCAACTTTATCACCCATAAGAGTGGTTATACGTCGCTCGGCACGAGCAATATCTTCTATTTTCACACGAATTAACGTTCTAGTTTCTGGATTCATCGTAGTTTCCCAGAGCTGGTCGGCATTCATTTCACCAAGACCTTTATAGCGCTGAATGATATAACCCCTACCAACCTTTTTTATTGCACCTTTTAGCTCATTATCATCCCAAGCATATTCAATCACTTCTTTTTTTCCAGTCCCTTTACTCACTTTATAAAGAGGAGGAAGAGCGATATATACCTTGCCTTCTTCAATCAATGATTTCATATAGCGATAGAAAAAGGTTAATAGCAAGACTTGAATATGTGCACCATCAGTATCCGCATCCGTCATGATGATGATCTTATCATAATTAATATCCCCTATATCAAAATCAGAGCCAACTCCAGCACCAATGGCATGAATAATTGTATTTATTTCTTCATTTTTGAAGATATCTGCTAGTTTGGCTTTTTCAGTATTAATAACTTTACCACGTAATGGTAGAACGGCTTGGAAACGACGATCCCTACCTTGTTTAGCGGAGCCGCCTGCTGAATCACCCTCTACTAGGTACAACTCATTTTTCTGAGGATTTCTTGATTGTGCAGGTGTTAATTTTCCACTTAGCATTGATTCTTTTCGTTTTTTCTTTTTGCCACTGCGCGCT
Protein-coding regions in this window:
- the parC gene encoding DNA topoisomerase IV subunit A → MELPLEDVLGDRFGRYSKYIIQDRALPDARDGLKPVQRRILYAMYQEGNTNEKPYRKSAKTVGNVIGNYHPHGDSSVYEAMVRMSQDWKVRNVLIQMHGNNGSIDGDPPAAMRYTEARLSAIASELLRDIEKNTVDFTPNFDDTINEPTVLPAMFPNLLVNGSTGISAGYATEIPPHHLGEVIDGVIMRIDNPTCTVQDLMKVIKGPDFPTGGIIQGIDGIQKAYETGKGRIVIRGRAAIEDLRGGKQQIVIDEIPFEVNKANLVKKIDEFRIDRRMDGISEVRDETDRTGLRIVIELKKDADATGVLNYLYKNSDLQVSYNFNMVAIANRTPKQMSLPQILDAYIGHQKEVVTRRSQYELDKAKERQHIVEGLIKAISILDEVIATIRASKDKRDAKNNLMAKYQFTEPQAEAIVNLQLYRLTNTDITALQEEADELQKKIDMLTSILNSPIKLFNVIKKDLLHIKKTYADERRTKIEDVIEEIIINLEVMVPSEDVIVTVTKDGYIKRTSPRSYAASNGKDFGIKENDYLIGQFEINTTDKLLLFTNKGNYLYIPVHEMPDIRWKDLGQHVANIVPIDKNEDLVRAVPVKEFKEDEYLLFFTKNGMIKKSQLSLYQAQRYSKPLVAVNLKGDDEVVDVLISNGDHDIFIATRNGYGLWFTEEEVSIMGQRAAGVKAINLKDGDFVVSGAVFKPDSSVELVLLTHRGAAKKMALKEFEKTSRAKRGLVMLRELKSNPHFVASLKAVEKNQLVFLKTEKDIITSVDPENLRLNDRYSNGSFIIDADESGSIKEVWIVSKDTEPIDEGKE